CAAGACGCCTCCACCGCTCGACGGGGTGCCGCCATGACGCGGGTCCCGAGCCAAAGTCCCTCGCCCGAATTTCCGAAGGCAGTGAGTGCCTCGCGTGGGGAGACCTGCGCGCAGTAAAACCTCGTGCCGCTGGCGGTGCGGGGGCCACCGGCTGTGGTGGTTGATCCCCTCTGGTGGATCCCACAGCAGCAACTACGCGGGCCGTACTTTCGTCGGTGCGAGACTCCCCACCCGGTGGTATGAATGGCGGGCACCACTGAGTACACGTATAGCCATGAGCGGCATGTGCAGAAGAGGGCTTACAAAGGAGGCAGCGCGAGCGAGCGAATGGGTAGCACTGGCGCGCTGCAGAGAAAGCAGCATCATTTCACCGCATCCGTTTGCGGGCGTGTGGTGCGCACCCGCTGACTCGCATATGCGTTCacattcccctcctcctccttttctcatttttatcCCCTACTTGAGAACAGATACAAAGTACCCCACCTTGCCATACCCCTTCACACACCTCTATTATGCATTGTACCTGCACCGTCACGTGATGAGCATTCAATTCACATCGCGACACACCGATGATTCGAATGAGTGAGCTACGAATGGAATAAATTAAATCGAGAAAGAACAGCTGAGATGCCTACGTGCTTGTGCGCTTGTGCTACTTCCCCTCTTGTAGTCCCCCTTCTATACCTGTGTCGTCGTCATTCCATCTTAATCGAAGGTGATGTCTGTTCCTGATGACGAGCACTCATTTCAAGCTACGCGAGCATAAGCGTGTTGCTCCGTGGTCGGGTGACGTGCGAGACACCGCTCACACCCTATTACTGTGATGGGTGCCCACTAGCCTTGTGAGAATGATGAGATTGCCATCATACTATTGGAAGACGAGTCTGAACCCTGATGCATTTTATCATGCGGCACTGACGATCTTACATTGCGGTTAGTTGTGATCCCCTTGCCCATGTGTTTTAtctctttgtgttttttttttgacattaGTTTGTACGCATGTCGTCTTTAGACTCTGTTAGAGAAGATATCCTCGatgtttttcatatttttgatGAAGACGGATCGGGCAGCATTACTATGCAAGAGCTCAAAAGGGCAATTTACACAATAACTGGAATTCGTATATCGCGTATTGATCTTTCCATACTGGTTCGGACATGTAAAGAAGAGATGTTGAAGGAGTCTGCCAGGAAATCGGAAGCTGGTGCTAATGTAGCTGGAAAAGCGGGGGAAAAGTTGTGGACACCTGAACCGGAGTCTGAGGTGAACACTGTTGATCCTCAGTTGTTTGCAGCTGTTGTGTTGAAGACGTTGAATAGACGAACGCAGGAGCAGGAACTGCTTTTTACCTTCCGTCTTCTCGAAGATAAGGATTATCCAGGTTTTATTACGAAAGATAGTTTGAAACGGGCATCTGCAGATATTGACGAGCATTTGACAGATCAGGAGGTGAATGAGATGTTTGACAAACTTGTCACCGGGGTGTCCGCTGCTGCAATCGATTTTGtaactttttcttcgctgATGGAAACACTACGAAAGTCGATTTAGTTGCCGGAGTTTGTGTCTGCTTCTGTTGCGTGCAGCTTTTGTGGTGCTTCTTATTTATATTTCATTGAGGTTGGGTCGCGCCCGTGAAAGTGCTCTGCTCTgacatatttgtatatgtttCTAATAGTTTTAGCTTGTTGCTTCATTCCTTCGCATTGTTGGGTGGCAGCAACGGAGAGGCTCCGTTTTTCATCTCTTTCTGCTCTTTTGCAGTGTTCTACCGGATGCTGCTGGATGTTATTttcgtctgtttgtttgttttttcgttcCCCTGTTTGCTTTCTCGAGAATTGATGGATGTACATGtgtgttctttctttcgttgGAGTATGTCACGTCAGAGGTTGGAGGTATTCTTTTCTCAAGGACGCTTGGATGAggctgattttttttgtcacttttCACGCCCTTTGGTTAGCTTAGTCACCGTCTCataaggagggaagggggtcACGTAAGGAGGGGTCGGCGACAGCAAGGataacagaacaaaaactgCTGCGGGGTGAAAGCAAAAAGTCCTCTTGTTttatagtaaaaaaaaaaaagaaggggtgTAGAACCGTTGTCTCCCCCACAAAAGTTTGCAATGACTGGCAATTCGCATTGTGCCTTGTGTAAGCGTTCCTTTGGCATTTTGTTGTGGAAACACAAATGTGCGAAGTGTAATAGAAATGTCTGCGACGATTGTGCACCGAAAGTGAGTGGAGTGAGAAAATGTGAAGAGTGTTCCGCAGTGAAACCGGCTGACAGTAGCGCAAAGACCCCAGCGAACCAACCGCGTGTTCAGGGGTCAGAGGGAAATCCCGTTCTTGAAGCTGCCATGCGCCGCAGACAACAACACATGCTCGGAGTGGTGTCAAATACTGTAAACTCAGAGGAAAAAATTAGGCTGCTAACAGAGATTACTACAATCCTGAAACAGCGTGGAGAAGACGAACCGTTCGGTCTTCGCTCTATGGACGAAACAAAGCTGCGTGTTTACCTTCGGCATATTCGAGAAAAAT
This region of Trypanosoma brucei gambiense DAL972 chromosome 10, complete sequence genomic DNA includes:
- a CDS encoding caltractin, putative, which translates into the protein MSSLDSVREDILDVFHIFDEDGSGSITMQELKRAIYTITGIRISRIDLSILVRTCKEEMLKESARKSEAGANVAGKAGEKLWTPEPESEVNTVDPQLFAAVVLKTLNRRTQEQELLFTFRLLEDKDYPGFITKDSLKRASADIDEHLTDQEVNEMFDKLVTGVSAAAIDFVTFSSLMETLRKSI